One segment of Cololabis saira isolate AMF1-May2022 chromosome 9, fColSai1.1, whole genome shotgun sequence DNA contains the following:
- the LOC133451542 gene encoding tubulin alpha-1B chain-like, with protein sequence MERLSVDYGKKSKLEFSIYPAPQVSTAVVEPYNSILTTHTTLEHSDCSFMVDNEAIYDICRRNLDIERPTYTNLNRLISQIVSSITASLRFAGALNVDLTEFQTNLVPYPRIHFPLATYAPVISAEKAYHEQLTVAEITNACFEPANQMVKCDPRHGKYMACCLLYRGDVVPKDVNAAIATIKTKRSIQFVDWCPTGFKVGINYQPPTVVPGGDLAKVQRALCMLSNTTAIAEAWARLNHKFDLMYAKRAFVHWYVGEGMEEGEFSEAREDMAALEKDYEEVGVDSVDDGGEEEAGEY encoded by the coding sequence ATGGAGCGTCTGTCCGTGGACTACGGCAAGAAGTCCAAGCTGGAGTTCTCCATCTACCCGGCCCCCCAGGTGTCCACGGCGGTGGTGGAGCCGTACAACTCCATCCTGACCACCCACACCACCTTGGAGCATTCCGACTGCTCCTTCATGGTGGACAACGAGGCCATCTACGACATCTGCCGCAGGAACCTGGACATCGAGCGTCCCACCTACACCAACCTGAACCGGCTCATCAGTCAGATCGTGTCCTCCATCACCGCCTCCCTCCGCTTCGCCGGCGCCCTCAACGTGGATCTGACGGAGTTCCAGACCAACCTGGTGCCGTATCCCCGGATCCACTTCCCTCTGGCCACCTACGCCCCCGTCATCTCGGCGGAGAAGGCCTACCACGAGCAGCTGACCGTAGCTGAGATCACCAACGCCTGCTTCGAGCCGGCCAACCAGATGGTGAAGTGCGACCCTCGCCACGGCAAGTACATGGCCTGCTGCCTGCTGTACCGCGGAGACGTGGTGCCCAAAGACGTCAACGCCGCCATAGCAACCATCAAAACCAAGCGCAGCATCCAGTTCGTGGACTGGTGCCCCACCGGCTTCAAGGTGGGCATCAACTACCAGCCCCCCACCGTGGTTCCcgggggagacctggccaaggtgCAGAGGGCTTTGTGCATGCTGAGCAACACCACCGCCATCGCCGAGGCCTGGGCTCGGCTCAACCACAAGTTTGACCTGATGTACGCCAAGCGGGCCTTCGTCCACTGGTACGTGGGGGAGGGGATGGAGGAGGGGGAGTTCTCCGAGGCCCGGGAGGACATGGCGGCTCTGGAGAAGGATTAcgaggaggtgggagttgacAGCGTTGAtgatggaggagaggaagaggcagGGGAATATTAA
- the LOC133450980 gene encoding NXPE family member 3-like — MAGQSQPVVSKVNMKVFIPASGPENITVLPKLKDQPERKSHIVKTGPSGYYYQGVWRALKGTTVRQFYTTMMSQCLKGKVVHFFGDSTIRQWFEYLNSILPDLKEFNLHSPKQTGPFMALDYANNILVTYRCHGPPIRFGNVPLSQLRYIANEIEHVAGGTNTVVVIGIWSHFSTFPVEVYIQRLQGIRKAVVRLLNRAPGTKVIIRTANPKALTLYETLTNSDWYSIQRDKVLRAMFEGVKVHMVDAWEMGLAHHLPHKLHPQPPLVKNMINVLLSYTCPSKAVAGGAFHT, encoded by the exons ATGGCGGGACAAAGTCAGCCCGTTGTTAG caAGGTCAATATGAAAGTCTTCATTCCTGCTTCTGGACCTGAAAACATCACTGTGCTGCCAAAACTAAAAG ATCAACCAGAGAGGAAAAGCCACATTGTGAAGACTGGACCTTCTGGGTATTATTATCAGGGTGTGTGGCGAGCTCTCAAGGGTACCACAGTTCGCCAGTTCTACACCACAATGATGAGTCAGTGTCTGAAAGGCAAGGTGGTCCACTTTTTTGGAGACTCCACCATCAGGCAGTGGTTTGAATACCTGAACTCAATATTACCAG ATCTCAAGGAGTTTAATCTGCACAGTCCGAAGCAAACAGGACCTTTCATGGCCTTGGACTATGCAAACAACATTTTAGTGACATATCGCTGCCACGGACCCCCTATCCGTTTTGGCAACGTCCCACTCAGTCAACTGCGTTACATTGCCAATGAAATAGAACATGTGGCTGGAGGCACCAACACTGTTGTAGTTATTGGCATCTGGTCGCACTTCAGCACTTTCCCTGTCGAGGTCTACATCCAGCGGTTGCAGGGTATCCGGAAGGCCGTGGTACGGCTGCTGAACAGGGCTCCAGGTACCAAGGTCATCATCCGGACTGCAAACCCCAAAGCTCTGACGCTCTACGAGACATTGACCAACAGCGACTGGTACTCAATACAGCGGGACAAGGTTCTGAGGGCTATGTTTGAAGGAGTGAAAGTCCATATGGTGGATGCATGGGAGATGGGCCTGGCCCACCATCTGCCACACAAGCTCCACCCACAACCGCCTCTTGTCAAGAACATGATCAACGTTCTCCTATCTTACACATGTCCTTCAAAAGCAGTGGCGGGCGGTGCATTTCACACTTAG